From the Quercus lobata isolate SW786 chromosome 6, ValleyOak3.0 Primary Assembly, whole genome shotgun sequence genome, one window contains:
- the LOC115949833 gene encoding uncharacterized protein LOC115949833: MDSCVEAALDSVLHLPNAQQQPLFSAWLPPSVGLCKINVDGALFTSRKQASIGVVIRDGEGRLLATLCKKIKAPLTALEVEAKAYEAGIHELEAGIGVVNFSHVRRTGNKPAHILARQAQNLVNDVIWIEEIPCCIQQSLIQDVFGL; the protein is encoded by the exons ATGGATTCATGTGTTGAAGCTGCATTAGATTCAGTTCTGCACTTACCTAACGCACAACAACAGCCCTTGTTCTCTGCTTGGTTGCCTCCTTCAGTGGGTTTATGTAAAATTAATGTAGATGGGGCTCTTTTTACATCACGGAAGCAGGCAAGCATTGGTGTTGTAATAAGAGATGGTGAAGGCAGATTACTGGCAACTTTatgcaaaaaaatcaaagcccCTTTGACGGCACTTGAAGTTGAAGCTAAGGCCTATGAAGCTG GCATTCATGAGTTAGAAGCTGGAATTGGTGTTGTTAATTTTTCTCATGTGCGTAGGACTGGCAATAAGCCAGCCCACATTCTAGCAAGACAAGCTCAAAACCTTGTCAATGATGTAATTTGGATTGAAGAGATTCCTTGCTGTATTCAGCAATCTCTTATCCAGGATGTATTTGGATTGTAA